A DNA window from Corynebacterium ciconiae DSM 44920 contains the following coding sequences:
- a CDS encoding UDP-N-acetylmuramoyl-tripeptide--D-alanyl-D-alanine ligase has product MKKYTLAQIAETTGGTLSASADPEINVTGPVEFDSRNVAEGSLFVALPGANVDGHDFVPTALESGAAAALVAQEVEGPAIVLPVTELDRSMENAYAFAVDTTGRTQAVVAGLAALARRNTAELQQDHGLKVVGITGSAGKTSTKDFVATVLRSVAETVAPPGSFNNEIGLPYTALKCDERTTYLISEMSARGIGHIRHLTEITRPDIGVVLNVGSAHLGEFGSRDNIAQAKGELIEAVPASGVAVLNADDGLVAQMAEKTDATVLLTSAALDGRAPHADASITATDVSVDKLARPHFVLTTPSGSAEVQLQVSGEHQVYNALAAAAVGHAVGLECAQIAAALGAHTAASANRMAIITRSDGVVIINDSYNANPDSMRAGIKALASTAAAAGTGSWAILGQMAELGDDAITAHEELGQVLLDSGIDHLITVGTDVNTHALAGVAEDLGIDTHIAEGVDGALNIIAAGVQPGEVVLVKASNADRLWYVAEQLAQLSKSR; this is encoded by the coding sequence ATGAAGAAGTACACGCTCGCGCAGATCGCCGAGACCACCGGCGGGACGCTGTCTGCCAGCGCCGATCCGGAGATTAACGTGACCGGACCGGTGGAGTTCGACTCCCGCAATGTCGCCGAGGGATCGCTGTTTGTCGCCCTGCCGGGGGCGAATGTGGATGGCCATGATTTCGTGCCTACCGCGCTCGAATCCGGTGCAGCCGCGGCGTTGGTAGCCCAAGAGGTTGAGGGACCCGCGATCGTGTTGCCGGTGACTGAACTCGACCGAAGCATGGAAAACGCCTATGCCTTCGCTGTCGATACCACCGGCCGCACCCAGGCAGTGGTAGCGGGATTGGCGGCGCTGGCACGCCGTAACACCGCTGAGCTGCAGCAGGACCACGGGCTGAAGGTAGTGGGCATTACCGGCTCGGCCGGCAAGACCTCCACCAAGGACTTTGTGGCCACGGTGCTGCGTTCGGTGGCAGAGACCGTGGCCCCACCCGGTTCTTTCAATAACGAGATCGGTTTGCCCTACACCGCCTTGAAATGCGATGAGCGGACCACCTATCTCATCAGCGAGATGTCGGCCCGCGGTATCGGCCATATCCGGCATCTCACCGAGATCACTCGTCCCGATATCGGGGTGGTGCTCAATGTCGGCAGCGCCCACTTGGGTGAGTTCGGCTCTCGGGACAATATCGCCCAGGCCAAGGGCGAGCTGATCGAGGCAGTGCCGGCCAGTGGGGTCGCCGTGCTCAATGCAGACGACGGGCTGGTGGCGCAGATGGCGGAGAAAACCGACGCAACCGTGTTGCTCACTTCGGCGGCCCTTGACGGTCGTGCCCCGCACGCGGATGCCAGCATCACCGCCACCGACGTGAGTGTGGATAAGCTGGCACGACCCCACTTTGTGCTCACCACTCCGAGCGGTAGCGCCGAGGTGCAGCTGCAGGTCAGCGGCGAGCACCAGGTGTACAACGCGCTTGCCGCCGCCGCGGTAGGCCACGCTGTGGGCCTCGAATGCGCGCAGATTGCTGCGGCTTTAGGGGCGCATACTGCAGCCTCGGCCAACCGCATGGCCATCATCACCCGCAGCGATGGAGTGGTGATCATCAACGACTCCTACAATGCCAACCCAGACTCCATGCGCGCCGGTATTAAGGCCTTGGCCTCTACGGCGGCTGCAGCCGGTACGGGCAGCTGGGCGATCTTGGGCCAAATGGCTGAGTTGGGCGATGATGCCATCACCGCCCACGAGGAGTTGGGGCAGGTGCTGCTTGATAGTGGTATCGACCACCTCATTACTGTCGGCACCGATGTCAATACCCACGCCCTAGCTGGGGTGGCCGAGGATTTAGGTATTGACACCCACATCGCCGAAGGTGTGGACGGGGCGTTGAACATCATTGCCGCTGGCGTCCAGCCGGGCGAGGTGGTGTTGGTCAAGGCATCCAATGCCGACAGGCTGTGGTATGTCGCCGAGCAATTGGCGCAGCTGAGCAAGAGCCGCTAA
- the mraY gene encoding phospho-N-acetylmuramoyl-pentapeptide-transferase, with product MTQIIISGVVSFLIAIFLTPVLIRRFSAEGLGQEIREDGPASHLRKRGTPTMGGIAILAGILGGYVVATIVGVLTGSTAFTASGILVLLLTLALGGLGFADDYIKLAKGRNLGLNKKGKLFGQLAAAVLFGFFALRFENDSGISPASTHLSFIRDIDTVDLAFGGGILGTVVFLVFIYFLVSAWSNAVNLTDGLDGLAAGSTAMVMVAYTTMTFWQFRNSCDVAVQPGCYSVRDPLDLAMLAAAGAGACAGFLWWNAAPAKIFMGDTGSLALGGLVAGLSVTSRTELLMIIVGALFVIEVASVAIQIIVFKTRGTRVFRMAPFHHHFESGGWAETTVTIRFWLLAAMACTAGMALFYSEWLTSAGV from the coding sequence ATGACGCAGATCATCATCAGCGGGGTAGTGAGCTTCCTCATTGCCATTTTCCTCACCCCGGTGCTCATTCGTCGCTTCTCGGCCGAGGGGCTGGGCCAAGAGATCCGCGAGGATGGGCCGGCCTCGCACCTCCGTAAGCGCGGCACCCCCACCATGGGCGGTATCGCTATTCTCGCCGGCATTCTCGGCGGCTATGTGGTGGCCACGATCGTGGGCGTGCTCACTGGTTCCACCGCCTTTACCGCCTCCGGGATTCTCGTCTTGCTGCTCACCCTCGCCCTCGGCGGGCTGGGCTTCGCCGATGATTACATCAAGCTGGCGAAGGGGCGCAATCTGGGCCTGAACAAGAAGGGCAAGCTCTTCGGCCAGCTGGCCGCGGCCGTGCTCTTCGGTTTCTTCGCGCTGCGCTTCGAAAACGATTCCGGTATCAGCCCGGCCTCCACGCACCTGTCCTTCATTAGGGATATCGACACCGTGGATCTGGCTTTTGGCGGCGGGATCCTGGGAACCGTGGTGTTTCTCGTCTTCATCTACTTTTTGGTCTCCGCCTGGTCGAATGCGGTGAACCTCACCGATGGTCTGGATGGTTTGGCGGCCGGATCCACCGCCATGGTGATGGTGGCCTACACCACCATGACCTTCTGGCAGTTCCGAAACTCCTGTGATGTGGCCGTGCAGCCCGGTTGCTACTCGGTGCGCGACCCGCTGGATTTGGCGATGCTCGCCGCCGCCGGTGCCGGCGCCTGCGCTGGGTTCTTGTGGTGGAACGCCGCGCCCGCCAAGATCTTCATGGGCGACACCGGTTCTTTGGCCCTCGGTGGCCTTGTGGCCGGGTTGTCTGTGACCTCCCGAACCGAGCTGTTGATGATCATCGTGGGTGCACTATTTGTGATTGAGGTCGCCTCGGTGGCCATCCAGATCATCGTGTTCAAAACCCGCGGCACGCGCGTGTTCCGCATGGCCCCCTTCCACCACCACTTCGAATCTGGTGGATGGGCCGAAACCACCGTCACCATCCGTTTCTGGCTGCTCGCAGCCATGGCCTGCACCGCAGGCATGGCGTTGTTCTACAGCGAGTGGCTCACTAGCGCAGGGGTATAG
- the murD gene encoding UDP-N-acetylmuramoyl-L-alanine--D-glutamate ligase — protein sequence MSADQHSRPSHDVPTALPDCLSGPILITGAGVSGVGCAKLVRMLGVEMAIADDNPASAEVIAELGAEALTTAHARERITEFSCVITSPGWRPDSPVLVDATSANIPVLGDVEVAYLVDRAELLGPRRTWLAITGTNGKTTTTAMLAEMMQRHNPASAAVGNIGTAIPDALLATPRVEVLVAELSSFQLHWTHEFTPDCGCVLNLAEDHIDWHGSFAHYGADKARILRGAINVLGVDDEHVRAMEPQAAGRTVGFTLAEPEPGQVGVAEGWIVDRAFVPESESSGPGIRIRPIEGISPAGRAGQLDALAATAMARSQSVAPADIAAALDSFGVAAHRGQVVHQVHEAAGTITVIDNSKATNPHAADAALKGFSSILWVAGGQLKGADVSEVIRTHGERMVAAALLGVDAPLIAEHLGSLYPQLPVFVSTSTDKYEAMAEIAAFAREHAVAGVDVILAPAAASLDMYSGMGERGDIFAEAMRAAFGTSGGGDV from the coding sequence ATGTCTGCAGATCAACACTCCCGCCCGTCCCACGATGTCCCCACCGCCCTGCCGGACTGTCTCTCCGGCCCCATTCTGATTACCGGAGCCGGCGTCTCGGGAGTGGGCTGCGCGAAGCTCGTGCGCATGCTGGGCGTGGAGATGGCGATCGCCGACGATAACCCTGCCTCCGCTGAGGTCATCGCCGAGCTCGGCGCCGAGGCGCTCACCACAGCGCACGCGCGCGAGCGCATCACAGAGTTTTCCTGTGTGATTACCTCCCCCGGTTGGCGTCCCGACTCTCCCGTGCTTGTCGACGCCACCTCCGCGAACATCCCCGTCCTCGGCGACGTTGAAGTGGCCTACCTCGTGGACCGCGCCGAGCTGCTCGGCCCGCGTCGCACATGGCTGGCCATCACCGGCACTAATGGCAAAACCACCACCACCGCCATGCTGGCGGAGATGATGCAGCGGCATAATCCCGCCTCGGCGGCGGTGGGCAATATCGGTACCGCCATCCCAGACGCGTTGCTGGCAACCCCGCGGGTGGAGGTGCTGGTGGCAGAGCTTTCTAGCTTCCAGCTGCACTGGACCCACGAGTTCACCCCAGACTGCGGCTGCGTACTTAACCTTGCTGAAGACCACATTGATTGGCACGGCAGCTTTGCGCACTACGGTGCGGATAAGGCGCGCATTCTCCGCGGCGCGATCAACGTGCTCGGGGTGGATGATGAACACGTGCGTGCCATGGAGCCTCAAGCGGCGGGGCGCACTGTGGGCTTCACCTTGGCCGAACCTGAGCCGGGCCAGGTAGGGGTAGCTGAGGGCTGGATCGTTGATCGCGCCTTCGTGCCTGAGTCGGAGAGCTCGGGGCCGGGCATTCGTATCCGTCCTATCGAGGGCATCTCCCCAGCGGGGCGCGCCGGCCAGCTCGATGCGCTGGCTGCTACGGCGATGGCCCGCTCACAGTCGGTGGCGCCGGCCGATATCGCGGCTGCGCTCGACAGCTTCGGGGTGGCCGCCCACCGTGGCCAGGTGGTGCACCAAGTTCACGAGGCGGCAGGCACAATCACTGTGATCGATAATTCCAAAGCAACCAATCCGCATGCCGCCGACGCTGCTTTGAAGGGATTCTCCTCCATTCTGTGGGTGGCCGGTGGCCAGCTCAAGGGCGCGGATGTCTCTGAGGTGATTCGCACCCACGGAGAGCGCATGGTGGCCGCAGCGCTCCTCGGCGTAGACGCCCCGCTCATTGCGGAGCATCTCGGCTCCCTCTACCCGCAGCTACCGGTGTTCGTCTCCACCAGCACTGATAAGTACGAAGCGATGGCCGAGATCGCGGCCTTCGCCCGCGAACACGCCGTAGCTGGTGTTGACGTAATCTTGGCCCCCGCTGCGGCATCATTGGACATGTATAGCGGCATGGGTGAGCGCGGCGATATCTTCGCCGAGGCCATGCGCGCCGCATTCGGCACAAGCGGAGGTGGCGATGTCTAA
- a CDS encoding FtsW/RodA/SpoVE family cell cycle protein: MSKVSTTEEGGRRQYFHVALRPLLDYYAIASIVVILAFFGILMVASSSMTWSVLEGASVFGTAMRQAVMVGVGFVAMWLCLRMRPVSIRCLAPWLLGASIVLLILVLVPGIGTGMEEVGSQSWIVAGPIRLQPSELAKVAIAVWGSSWLADLAPEHKKRRFTVFCGVAAVMLLLILAEKDVGMALAFLVVVGVTLVFAGLDMRFIVFTAIGTLFALGIAVKNSSGFRSDRISVYKDAFFGHFEDTRGAAFQSYQGYLSLSDGSFFGVGPGQSRAKWFYLPEAKNDFIFAIIGEETGLVGATMVIVLYAALCVLGFRTALRSNDRFLSLLAATLTGSIVIQAFINIGYVIGLWPVTGIQLPLISAGGTSAIITLASMGLLLNCARHEPEAISALQSHGRPWFDRLFMLPEPTVTGVSVRQGRGEETRRGVEREQRGAQPNKRRKEALSRHTERDRVRRYGEPVTHVRSRRTSQNRQR; this comes from the coding sequence ATGTCTAAGGTGAGCACCACAGAAGAGGGCGGCCGCCGGCAGTATTTTCACGTGGCCCTTCGGCCCCTGCTGGATTACTACGCCATCGCCTCGATCGTGGTCATCCTCGCATTCTTCGGCATCCTCATGGTGGCCAGTTCCTCGATGACATGGTCGGTGCTCGAGGGGGCGTCGGTCTTCGGCACCGCCATGCGCCAGGCTGTCATGGTCGGCGTGGGCTTTGTGGCCATGTGGCTGTGCCTGAGGATGCGGCCGGTATCGATCCGCTGCCTCGCACCGTGGCTTTTGGGCGCCTCAATTGTGTTGCTGATTCTCGTATTGGTTCCCGGCATTGGTACCGGTATGGAAGAGGTGGGATCTCAGTCGTGGATCGTTGCTGGCCCCATCCGCCTGCAGCCCTCCGAGCTAGCCAAGGTGGCTATCGCGGTGTGGGGTTCTTCGTGGTTGGCGGATTTAGCCCCTGAGCACAAGAAGCGCCGCTTCACCGTGTTCTGTGGCGTGGCTGCCGTGATGCTGCTGTTGATCCTGGCAGAAAAGGACGTGGGCATGGCCTTGGCCTTCCTCGTGGTAGTGGGAGTGACACTCGTCTTCGCGGGATTGGACATGCGCTTCATTGTGTTCACTGCCATCGGCACCTTGTTCGCGCTGGGCATCGCAGTGAAAAACTCCTCGGGTTTTCGTTCCGATCGCATTTCTGTGTACAAAGATGCCTTCTTTGGCCACTTCGAAGACACTCGCGGCGCTGCCTTTCAGTCCTATCAGGGCTACCTTTCGCTGTCGGATGGATCCTTCTTCGGCGTCGGCCCAGGACAATCCCGCGCCAAGTGGTTCTACCTGCCAGAGGCGAAAAACGACTTCATCTTCGCCATCATTGGCGAGGAGACGGGCTTGGTAGGCGCCACCATGGTCATCGTGCTCTACGCTGCGCTGTGCGTACTCGGCTTCCGCACCGCGCTGCGCAGCAATGATCGTTTCCTGTCGTTGTTGGCGGCGACCCTCACCGGCTCCATTGTGATTCAGGCGTTCATCAATATCGGTTACGTGATCGGGTTGTGGCCGGTCACGGGTATCCAGCTGCCTTTGATCTCTGCGGGTGGCACCTCGGCGATCATCACCCTGGCGTCGATGGGGCTGTTGCTCAATTGCGCCCGCCACGAGCCAGAGGCGATTTCCGCACTGCAGTCTCATGGTCGCCCCTGGTTTGATCGACTCTTCATGCTGCCGGAACCCACAGTGACAGGGGTGTCCGTGCGCCAAGGACGTGGCGAGGAAACTCGCCGCGGGGTCGAGCGCGAGCAGCGCGGTGCACAGCCGAATAAGCGTCGTAAAGAAGCGTTGAGCCGACACACCGAACGCGATCGCGTGCGCCGCTACGGTGAACCAGTAACCCATGTGCGCAGTCGCCGCACCTCTCAGAACCGGCAACGGTAG
- the murG gene encoding undecaprenyldiphospho-muramoylpentapeptide beta-N-acetylglucosaminyltransferase — translation MSETTLSVVVAGGGTAGHIEPALAVADALRARDEHVRITALGTTRGLEVDLVPERGYELRTIPPVPVPRKPGPALATLPVKVLNSVRATIAVLKDVEADVLIGFGGYVSAPAYLAARRLGIPFFVHEANARAGMANKLGVRLGGTGLNAVADSGIAGDVVGVPIRSVHSQNRSEHAQQEARAEFGLDPHSPTLLVTGGSQGARSLNRAVAEGLEQLRAGGVQVLHAYGKKNEAPEAGEGYVPLPYISEMNKAYAAADIICCRAGAMTVAEVSASGTPAIYVPLPHGNGEQGLNAQPVISAGGATLIADAELTGHSLATQVLAILGDEQLYEAMVHATDQAGLGSAAEDIAERIVRSARG, via the coding sequence ATGAGCGAGACAACCCTATCGGTAGTGGTAGCGGGCGGTGGAACCGCCGGCCACATCGAACCAGCCCTAGCTGTCGCCGATGCACTGCGGGCGCGCGACGAGCACGTGCGCATCACCGCCCTCGGCACCACCCGCGGATTGGAGGTGGATCTGGTTCCTGAACGCGGCTACGAGCTGCGCACCATTCCACCGGTGCCGGTGCCCCGCAAGCCAGGGCCGGCACTCGCCACGCTGCCGGTGAAGGTACTCAATTCCGTGCGCGCGACCATCGCGGTGCTTAAAGACGTAGAGGCCGATGTACTCATCGGATTCGGCGGCTATGTTTCCGCCCCTGCGTACTTGGCGGCACGCCGGCTCGGCATTCCTTTCTTCGTTCACGAGGCCAATGCGCGCGCCGGAATGGCCAACAAGTTGGGCGTACGCCTCGGCGGCACGGGTCTGAACGCGGTGGCCGACTCGGGCATCGCAGGTGATGTGGTCGGCGTGCCCATTCGCAGTGTGCACTCCCAAAACCGCAGCGAGCACGCCCAGCAGGAGGCCCGAGCCGAATTCGGACTTGATCCCCACAGCCCGACGCTACTGGTCACTGGCGGCTCCCAAGGGGCACGCTCGCTGAACCGTGCCGTGGCCGAGGGGCTCGAACAGCTGCGCGCCGGGGGAGTGCAGGTGCTGCACGCCTATGGCAAGAAGAACGAGGCGCCCGAAGCGGGCGAGGGATATGTGCCGCTGCCATATATCAGCGAAATGAACAAAGCCTATGCCGCGGCGGACATTATCTGTTGCCGTGCTGGTGCAATGACGGTGGCCGAGGTGAGCGCCTCGGGCACGCCCGCGATCTACGTGCCGCTGCCGCACGGCAACGGCGAACAAGGGTTAAATGCCCAGCCGGTGATCAGCGCTGGTGGCGCGACCCTCATCGCGGATGCCGAGCTCACCGGCCACAGCCTCGCCACCCAAGTGCTGGCGATTCTCGGGGATGAGCAGCTCTACGAGGCCATGGTGCACGCCACCGATCAGGCAGGTTTAGGCAGCGCCGCTGAAGACATCGCCGAGCGTATTGTTCGTAGCGCACGCGGCTAA